The region GAGTAAAAGCAATATTAGTGTCCCCAAAATCTTGGATGTTTATTCCATTTACACAGTTAATGATACACTCCCTTCTATATCAAAGACATAATATTATTTCCAACTTTTTCAATTAAGTTATGCAAACTCTCTTTTTCTTGCTCATCTAAATTATAAAGCATGATTCGATTCCATTCATCCAAAACGGCTATCAATTCTGTTTTTATTGCTTTTGCTTTATCTGTAATATAAAGATTGTATGCGCGCTTGTCGGTTTCACTTACTTTTCTGATTATATAACCTTCTTCTTCCAATTTAGCCACCGCTCTGGCGGTTGTGGCTTTATCAAATTTCACTGCAGACGCTAACTGTTCCTGAGTGATTCCATTGTTTTCAAATAAATTCATCAAAAAGATATATTGCCCGCTTCCCAAGTTAATTTTTTTTAACTGCTCATTAAAATAAATCTGACTGTATCGATATATCAAAGATATGTGCTTGCCAAGTCTATCCTTATTCAAACTTCCTACCTCCCTAACAATATCCATCTTCACCGGCTGTGGCCGGCTTTGCTTTAATTATATATTTAATGTAA is a window of Sporomusaceae bacterium ACPt DNA encoding:
- the slyA_1 gene encoding Transcriptional regulator SlyA, whose amino-acid sequence is MNKDRLGKHISLIYRYSQIYFNEQLKKINLGSGQYIFLMNLFENNGITQEQLASAVKFDKATTARAVAKLEEEGYIIRKVSETDKRAYNLYITDKAKAIKTELIAVLDEWNRIMLYNLDEQEKESLHNLIEKVGNNIMSLI